The following proteins come from a genomic window of Paramicrobacterium humi:
- a CDS encoding glucose-6-phosphate dehydrogenase assembly protein OpcA: MIIDMPDTTTSAVSKRLVTLREEGGVVALGRVLTLIIVANRGEEEDAIEAANEASREHPMRVIVISRSIEPEGDEPRIDAQIRVGGDAGASEVIILRAWGDASQNKVSLVTPLLLPDAPVVAWWPGAAPENVSDSPIGKLAQRRITDASAHSNPHLALESLARSYKPGDTDFAWTRLTLWRGQLAAVLDQPPFEPITAVQVTGAADSPSTTLLAAWLQMQLQVPVDYELTHSVRGVGGIHGVEMERASGTISLERPLSNVATLEIPGQPTQDIALPRRNLRDCLAEELRRLDPDVLYGEVITRGLAGLESPADAAEENR; the protein is encoded by the coding sequence ATGATCATCGACATGCCGGACACCACGACGAGCGCGGTATCGAAGCGACTCGTCACGCTGCGCGAGGAAGGCGGCGTCGTCGCACTCGGTCGTGTGCTCACCCTCATCATCGTCGCTAACCGCGGCGAAGAGGAAGACGCGATCGAAGCGGCGAACGAAGCCTCGCGTGAGCACCCCATGCGCGTGATCGTGATCTCCCGGTCAATCGAGCCGGAGGGCGACGAGCCGCGCATCGACGCGCAGATCCGCGTCGGCGGCGACGCGGGCGCCAGCGAGGTCATCATTCTGCGAGCCTGGGGTGACGCATCCCAGAACAAGGTCAGTCTTGTCACGCCGCTTCTGCTGCCGGACGCGCCGGTCGTGGCCTGGTGGCCGGGAGCCGCCCCGGAGAACGTATCCGACTCCCCCATCGGCAAGCTCGCCCAGCGGCGCATCACCGACGCGTCCGCGCACAGCAATCCGCACCTCGCGCTCGAGTCGCTCGCCCGCAGCTACAAGCCCGGCGACACGGACTTCGCGTGGACGCGCCTGACGCTGTGGCGTGGCCAGCTGGCAGCGGTGCTGGATCAGCCGCCATTCGAGCCGATCACGGCCGTGCAGGTGACGGGCGCCGCCGACTCGCCGTCGACCACTCTGCTCGCCGCGTGGCTGCAGATGCAGCTGCAGGTTCCCGTGGACTACGAGCTCACGCATTCGGTGCGCGGCGTCGGCGGCATCCACGGGGTGGAGATGGAGCGCGCGTCGGGAACGATCTCTCTCGAGCGTCCCCTCTCCAACGTCGCGACGCTGGAGATCCCCGGCCAGCCGACGCAGGACATCGCGTTGCCGCGCCGCAACCTCCGGGACTGCCTCGCCGAGGAGCTTCGTCGCCTGGACCCGGACGTGCTGTACGGTGAAGTCATCACACGGGGCCTGGCGGGACTCGAATCCCCGGCGGACGCGGCGGAGGAGAATCGATGA
- the pgl gene encoding 6-phosphogluconolactonase gives MTNERRVLVHNDRAALAASLAARFLTKVVDLLDQKQRVNVVLEGGRVAMDVLRQVNENPARDSVDWSRVHFWWGDERFVPTGDAERNDAKARDALLDHIDVPASNIHPMPAADGELSLDDAAAAYEAELRANPDGDLGMPRFDITFLGVGPDGHTASLFPEHPEVLEKDALVLPVRNSPKPPPERITLTRPALNSSRRIWVEIAGADKASSLGLALAGAAYSEVPIAGIKGRRRTVFFVDREAAAEVPENLISQSY, from the coding sequence ATGACGAACGAGCGGCGAGTTCTCGTCCACAACGATCGCGCGGCCCTCGCTGCCTCGCTCGCGGCGCGATTCCTCACGAAGGTCGTTGACCTGCTCGATCAGAAGCAGCGTGTCAACGTCGTGCTCGAGGGCGGACGCGTCGCGATGGACGTGCTGCGGCAGGTGAACGAGAACCCTGCGCGGGATTCCGTGGACTGGTCGCGCGTCCACTTCTGGTGGGGCGACGAGCGTTTTGTGCCGACCGGTGACGCGGAACGCAACGACGCGAAGGCGCGCGACGCGCTGCTCGATCACATCGACGTACCGGCATCCAACATCCATCCCATGCCCGCTGCTGACGGCGAACTGAGCCTCGACGACGCCGCTGCGGCCTATGAGGCGGAGCTCCGCGCCAACCCCGACGGCGATCTTGGCATGCCGCGGTTCGACATCACGTTTCTCGGAGTGGGTCCCGACGGGCACACGGCGTCGCTGTTTCCCGAGCACCCGGAAGTGCTCGAGAAGGACGCGCTTGTTCTGCCGGTGCGGAACTCGCCGAAGCCGCCGCCAGAGCGCATCACGCTCACGCGCCCCGCGCTGAACTCCTCGCGTCGCATCTGGGTCGAGATCGCCGGAGCGGACAAGGCCTCGTCCCTCGGTCTCGCTCTTGCCGGCGCGGCATACTCGGAAGTCCCGATCGCCGGCATCAAGGGCCGCCGTCGCACCGTGTTCTTCGTGGACCGCGAGGCCGCAGCGGAAGTTCCGGAGAACCTGATCTCGCAGTCGTACTGA
- a CDS encoding heme o synthase, whose protein sequence is MDVAIQTPRPSDRIGFRRKAAAYFSLTKPRVMELLLVTTVPVMILAYDGIPSLWLIAATVIGGAMSAGSAGAFNCYIDRDIDKHMKRTENRPLVTGELTPREALVFSWVLAIGSTVWLALTTNLLAASLSVVAIFFYVVVYTLWLKRRTEQNIIWGGIAGCFPVLIGWTSVTGSLSWEPWILFAVVFLWTPPHYWPLSMKYRADYKEVGVPMLAVVRGRAVVGLQTILYAWATVACSLLLVPVAPMGITYTAIALVAGGWFIYETHRLYNRAIRDSDASPMRVFHGSITYLSLLFLAVGIDPLLPF, encoded by the coding sequence ATGGACGTCGCCATTCAGACCCCCCGCCCGTCTGACCGGATCGGGTTCCGCCGCAAGGCCGCCGCTTACTTCTCTCTGACGAAACCTCGCGTGATGGAGCTTCTGCTCGTCACGACGGTGCCCGTGATGATTCTCGCGTATGACGGCATCCCGAGTCTCTGGCTCATCGCGGCCACGGTCATCGGCGGCGCCATGAGCGCGGGGTCGGCCGGTGCCTTCAACTGTTACATCGACCGCGACATCGACAAGCACATGAAGCGGACCGAGAACCGTCCGCTCGTGACGGGGGAGCTGACCCCGCGTGAGGCCCTCGTGTTCTCGTGGGTGCTCGCGATCGGGTCGACGGTATGGCTGGCCCTCACGACGAACCTGCTGGCCGCTTCGCTCTCGGTCGTCGCGATCTTCTTCTACGTCGTCGTCTACACGCTGTGGCTCAAGCGCCGCACGGAGCAGAACATCATCTGGGGCGGAATCGCCGGATGCTTCCCCGTGCTGATCGGCTGGACGAGCGTGACGGGCTCCTTGAGCTGGGAGCCGTGGATCCTGTTCGCTGTCGTGTTCCTGTGGACGCCGCCGCACTACTGGCCGCTCTCGATGAAGTACCGGGCCGACTACAAGGAAGTCGGCGTCCCCATGCTCGCCGTCGTGCGCGGCCGCGCCGTCGTCGGTCTGCAGACCATCCTGTACGCGTGGGCGACCGTCGCGTGCTCGCTTCTGCTCGTTCCCGTTGCGCCCATGGGGATCACGTACACGGCCATCGCGCTCGTCGCCGGCGGCTGGTTCATCTACGAGACGCACCGCCTCTACAACCGCGCGATCCGCGACTCGGACGCGTCGCCGATGCGCGTGTTCCACGGGTCGATCACGTACCTGTCGCTGCTGTTCCTCGCCGTCGGAATCGACCCGCTGCTTCCCTTCTGA
- a CDS encoding glucose-6-phosphate isomerase, producing MSFKIHVSGAAEQAVRSAVPQLVADLVASGITDQNPTLWGPDAESESAKRLGWTEAVSVSRPLVPEILALRDKLHAQGVDHIVLAGMGGSSLAPEVITRTFGVELTVLDSTAPGQVLAALNDRLAATAIVVSSKSGSTVETDSQRRVFEQAFTDAGIDARERIIVVTDPGSPLDGSARDEGFTVFNADPNVGGRYSALTAFGLVPSGLAGVDIAALLDEAESVLVELSIDDEHNPGLILGAAIAATSPRKDKLGIVADGTHIVGFADWAEQLIAESTGKSGTGILPVVLDPLAPELESRPSDLQIVRIVDDADAIHLLPRDRHEGEILVSGTLGAQMIVWEYAVAVAGRLLGINPFDQPDVESAKAAARGLLDERPEATPAAFTDGGIEVRGDASVLGDASDVGGAVKALLAQLPEDGYVSIQAYVDRLALPQLEGLRSMVAAIAGRPVTFGWGPRFLHSTGQYHKGGPAQGVYLQITEKTSTDLEIPGRPFTFGQLIEAQAAGDAGVLREHGRPVITLTLTNPQDDVLALFEAIN from the coding sequence GTGAGCTTCAAGATCCATGTGAGCGGGGCGGCCGAACAGGCCGTCCGCTCCGCGGTCCCGCAGCTGGTCGCCGATCTCGTCGCCTCGGGAATCACCGACCAGAACCCCACGCTGTGGGGCCCTGACGCGGAGTCCGAGTCGGCGAAGCGGCTCGGCTGGACGGAGGCCGTGTCGGTCTCACGTCCCCTCGTGCCGGAGATCCTCGCGCTGCGCGACAAGCTTCACGCGCAGGGGGTCGACCACATCGTCCTCGCCGGAATGGGCGGCTCGTCGCTTGCGCCTGAGGTCATCACCCGCACCTTCGGCGTCGAGCTGACAGTGCTCGACTCGACTGCGCCCGGACAGGTTCTCGCTGCGCTCAACGACCGCCTTGCGGCGACGGCGATCGTCGTTTCGTCGAAGTCAGGCTCCACCGTCGAGACCGACAGCCAGCGCCGCGTTTTCGAGCAGGCGTTCACGGATGCCGGGATCGACGCGCGCGAGCGCATCATCGTCGTGACGGACCCGGGCTCGCCGCTTGACGGTTCCGCGCGCGACGAAGGCTTCACCGTCTTCAACGCCGATCCCAACGTGGGCGGCCGGTACTCGGCGCTCACCGCCTTCGGGCTCGTCCCGTCGGGGCTCGCCGGCGTCGACATCGCCGCGCTTCTCGACGAGGCCGAGTCGGTGCTTGTCGAGCTGTCGATCGACGACGAGCACAACCCCGGTCTCATTCTCGGCGCCGCGATTGCCGCGACGTCGCCGCGCAAGGACAAGCTGGGCATCGTCGCCGACGGTACCCACATCGTCGGCTTCGCCGACTGGGCCGAGCAGCTGATCGCTGAATCGACCGGCAAGTCCGGCACCGGCATCCTGCCTGTCGTTCTCGACCCCCTCGCGCCTGAGCTCGAATCGCGTCCCAGCGATCTTCAGATCGTGCGCATCGTCGACGACGCCGACGCCATCCACTTGCTCCCCCGCGATCGCCACGAGGGCGAGATCCTCGTGAGCGGCACGCTCGGCGCTCAGATGATCGTGTGGGAGTACGCCGTCGCCGTCGCGGGACGACTGCTCGGCATCAACCCCTTCGACCAGCCCGACGTGGAGTCCGCGAAGGCCGCCGCTCGCGGACTTCTCGACGAGCGCCCTGAGGCGACGCCCGCCGCGTTCACGGACGGCGGCATCGAAGTCCGCGGCGACGCGAGCGTGCTGGGCGACGCCTCGGACGTCGGCGGAGCCGTGAAGGCGCTCCTGGCACAGCTGCCGGAGGACGGCTACGTCTCGATCCAGGCGTACGTCGATCGCCTCGCGCTGCCCCAGCTCGAAGGACTGCGCAGCATGGTCGCGGCGATCGCCGGGCGCCCCGTCACCTTCGGATGGGGACCCCGCTTCCTGCACTCGACCGGTCAGTACCACAAGGGCGGCCCCGCACAGGGCGTGTACCTGCAGATCACCGAGAAGACCTCGACCGATCTCGAGATCCCCGGTCGTCCGTTCACGTTCGGCCAGCTCATCGAGGCTCAGGCCGCCGGCGACGCGGGAGTGCTGCGCGAGCACGGCCGCCCGGTCATCACCCTGACCCTCACGAACCCGCAGGACGACGTACTCGCGCTGTTCGAGGCCATCAACTAG
- a CDS encoding RNA polymerase-binding protein RbpA, giving the protein MPVGGSAIRGSRVGSGPMGEQDHGHHADRVAISYWDSLGNETVRYFAADVPDEEIPETIDSPTTGLPAGRDKNNPPAASKVEPYKTHLAYVKERRTDEEAEKLLSDALDQLRQRRGTAAPAS; this is encoded by the coding sequence GTGCCAGTAGGAGGCAGCGCAATCAGAGGTTCGCGCGTCGGTTCCGGTCCCATGGGGGAGCAGGACCACGGGCACCACGCCGACCGTGTGGCGATCTCGTATTGGGATTCGCTCGGCAACGAGACAGTCCGCTATTTCGCGGCCGATGTTCCCGACGAGGAGATCCCGGAGACCATCGACTCTCCGACGACGGGTCTGCCGGCCGGTCGCGACAAGAACAACCCGCCCGCCGCATCGAAGGTGGAGCCGTACAAGACGCACCTCGCTTACGTGAAGGAGCGTCGCACCGACGAGGAGGCTGAGAAGCTTCTGTCCGATGCTCTCGATCAGCTGCGGCAACGCCGGGGAACCGCTGCCCCGGCTAGCTGA
- a CDS encoding COX15/CtaA family protein, translating to MNSVKSAGTDQTSAGRPQRRLGRFWDWLPTTVDRRVRVAAWLNLIFQTVLVGTGGAVRLTASGLGCPTWPKCTAGSFVTTPEMGIHGIIEFGNRTLFFVLQIVALIALLFVLKLRKERPDLFVLAVIPACSVLLQAVVGGITVLSQLNPYVVGLHFVLSVVLVVLGAVFVYRTYTAPGPRERVVPAWFAGLTHATSFFVAITVLVGILTTGSGPHAGDHGSARNNLPTELMEHVHSWPAYVTLALTIVLVIAAWTRGITAPRSALSWLFVVEGVQIIVGVTQARTGLPGILVGTHMVLACVLAAVMAVAILQLKQPVRTSAVARDL from the coding sequence GTGAACAGTGTGAAGTCGGCCGGCACGGATCAGACCTCGGCGGGTCGGCCGCAGCGGCGGCTGGGGCGATTCTGGGATTGGCTCCCGACGACCGTTGACCGCCGCGTGCGCGTCGCGGCCTGGTTGAACCTGATCTTCCAGACCGTCCTCGTCGGCACCGGTGGAGCTGTGCGCCTGACCGCATCGGGTCTCGGCTGCCCGACGTGGCCCAAATGCACGGCGGGCTCGTTCGTGACGACGCCGGAGATGGGCATCCACGGCATCATCGAGTTCGGCAACCGGACGCTGTTCTTCGTGCTGCAGATCGTCGCCCTCATCGCGCTGCTGTTCGTGCTCAAGCTGCGCAAGGAGCGTCCCGACCTGTTCGTGCTCGCGGTCATCCCCGCGTGCAGCGTGCTGCTGCAGGCCGTGGTCGGCGGCATCACGGTGCTGAGCCAGCTCAATCCCTACGTCGTCGGGCTGCACTTCGTGCTCAGCGTCGTGCTCGTCGTGCTCGGCGCCGTGTTCGTCTATCGCACCTACACGGCGCCCGGGCCTCGCGAGCGTGTCGTCCCCGCCTGGTTCGCCGGCCTCACGCATGCCACCTCGTTCTTCGTCGCGATCACGGTGCTCGTCGGCATTCTGACAACCGGTTCCGGCCCGCACGCCGGCGACCACGGGTCGGCACGCAACAATCTGCCGACGGAGCTCATGGAGCACGTGCACTCCTGGCCTGCGTATGTGACCCTCGCGCTGACGATCGTGCTCGTGATCGCAGCCTGGACGCGTGGCATCACAGCCCCGCGTTCGGCCCTCAGCTGGCTCTTCGTCGTCGAGGGCGTGCAGATCATCGTCGGCGTGACCCAGGCGCGCACGGGGCTCCCCGGGATCCTGGTGGGAACGCACATGGTTCTCGCCTGCGTGCTCGCCGCCGTCATGGCCGTCGCGATCCTCCAGCTGAAGCAGCCCGTGCGAACGAGCGCCGTCGCTCGCGACCTCTGA
- the tkt gene encoding transketolase, translated as MAALQWDSIDNKAVDTARVLAADAVEKVGNGHPGTAMSLAPAAYLLFQKVMRRDPSDDKWLGRDRFILSAGHTSLTQYIQLYFAGDGLELDDLKSLRTWGSLTPGHPEYGHTKGVEITTGPLGQGLSSAVGFAYASRYERGLFDPDAAEGTSPFDHFVYVIASDGDMEEGVTSEASSLAGHQQLGNLVVLYDSNQISIEDDTNVAFSEDVAARYEAYGWHVQTVDWKKTGEYVEDVQELFDAIETAKSETGKPSLIVLKTIIGWPAPNKQNTGKIHGSKLGGEELAAVKEVLGFDPEQHFEVSDEVIERTRGAIERGKTEREQWQKGFDDWKAANPERNSLLERLLAGELPDGTADALPSFEAGTDVSTRAASGKVLAALGPVVPELWGGSADLAESNNTTIPDAASFIPAEHSTDEWSGNPYGRVLHFGIREHAMAAILNGIVLHGPTRPYGGTFLIFSDYQRPAVRLAALMDIPSVFVWTHDSVALGEDGPTHQPIEQLSTLRAIPNLTVVRPSDANEVSYAWLEILKRRGGPTGIALTRQNIPVFERGDGEASGDTFAAASNVSKGAYILAEAPNGTPDVILIATGSEVQLAVEAREQLTSENINARVVAVPSLEWFHEQDAAYQEKVLPAAVTARVSVEAGLDLTWRSIVGDKGRSVSIEHFGASADYKTLFREFGMTTEAVVNAAKETLGAN; from the coding sequence GTGGCAGCTCTGCAATGGGACTCCATTGACAACAAGGCGGTCGACACCGCACGCGTCCTCGCGGCAGACGCCGTTGAGAAGGTCGGAAACGGTCACCCGGGAACGGCCATGAGCCTCGCCCCGGCCGCGTACCTCCTGTTCCAGAAGGTCATGCGCCGTGACCCGAGCGACGACAAGTGGCTCGGCCGCGACCGCTTCATCCTCTCCGCGGGTCACACCTCGCTCACCCAGTACATCCAGCTCTACTTCGCCGGAGACGGCCTCGAGCTCGACGACCTCAAATCTCTTCGCACGTGGGGCTCCCTGACCCCCGGCCACCCCGAGTACGGCCACACCAAGGGCGTCGAGATCACCACCGGACCGCTCGGCCAGGGACTGTCCTCCGCCGTCGGCTTCGCGTACGCCTCGCGCTACGAGCGCGGCCTTTTCGACCCGGATGCCGCTGAGGGAACCAGCCCGTTCGACCACTTCGTCTACGTGATCGCCAGCGACGGCGACATGGAAGAGGGCGTCACGAGCGAGGCCTCCTCCCTCGCCGGCCACCAGCAGCTCGGGAACCTCGTCGTTCTCTACGACAGCAACCAGATCTCGATTGAGGACGACACGAACGTCGCGTTCAGCGAAGACGTCGCCGCCCGCTACGAGGCATACGGCTGGCACGTGCAGACCGTCGACTGGAAGAAGACGGGCGAGTACGTCGAAGACGTGCAGGAGCTCTTCGACGCGATCGAGACGGCGAAGTCCGAGACGGGAAAGCCGTCGCTCATCGTCCTCAAGACGATCATCGGCTGGCCCGCTCCGAACAAGCAGAACACCGGCAAGATCCACGGCTCCAAGCTCGGCGGCGAAGAGCTCGCGGCTGTGAAAGAGGTGCTCGGCTTCGACCCCGAGCAGCACTTCGAGGTCTCCGACGAGGTGATCGAGCGCACTCGCGGCGCGATCGAGCGCGGGAAGACCGAGCGTGAGCAGTGGCAGAAGGGCTTCGACGACTGGAAGGCCGCGAACCCGGAGCGCAACTCGCTGCTCGAGCGGCTCCTGGCCGGCGAGCTGCCCGATGGCACCGCGGACGCACTGCCGAGCTTCGAGGCCGGCACCGACGTCTCCACCCGCGCGGCATCCGGCAAGGTGCTCGCCGCACTCGGCCCTGTCGTTCCCGAGCTGTGGGGCGGCTCCGCCGACCTCGCTGAGTCCAACAACACGACGATCCCGGACGCCGCATCGTTCATCCCCGCAGAGCACTCGACGGACGAATGGAGCGGAAACCCCTACGGGCGCGTGCTGCACTTCGGCATTCGCGAGCACGCGATGGCCGCGATCCTCAATGGGATCGTGCTGCACGGACCGACGCGCCCCTACGGCGGAACGTTCCTGATCTTCAGTGACTACCAGCGCCCCGCTGTGCGCCTCGCCGCCTTGATGGACATTCCGAGCGTCTTCGTCTGGACCCACGACTCCGTCGCGCTCGGCGAGGACGGCCCGACGCATCAGCCGATCGAGCAGCTGTCAACGCTACGCGCGATCCCGAACCTCACAGTCGTCCGTCCGTCGGACGCGAACGAGGTCTCGTACGCGTGGCTTGAGATCCTGAAGCGCCGCGGCGGCCCGACCGGCATCGCGCTGACCCGCCAGAACATCCCCGTGTTCGAGCGTGGAGACGGTGAGGCCTCCGGCGACACCTTCGCGGCGGCATCCAACGTTTCGAAGGGCGCCTACATCCTCGCGGAAGCGCCGAACGGAACCCCCGACGTCATCCTTATCGCCACGGGATCCGAAGTGCAACTCGCCGTCGAGGCGCGCGAGCAGCTCACGTCGGAGAACATCAACGCGCGCGTCGTCGCGGTTCCCTCGCTCGAGTGGTTCCACGAGCAGGACGCCGCGTACCAGGAGAAGGTGCTTCCCGCGGCCGTCACTGCGCGCGTCTCGGTCGAGGCGGGCCTCGACCTCACCTGGCGAAGCATCGTCGGTGACAAGGGGCGCTCGGTCTCCATCGAGCACTTCGGCGCATCGGCCGACTACAAGACGCTGTTCCGCGAGTTCGGCATGACGACCGAAGCCGTCGTGAACGCTGCCAAAGAGACGCTCGGCGCCAACTGA
- the tal gene encoding transaldolase, whose protein sequence is MTETPTAKLSDAGVSIWLDDLSRERIQTGNLTELIEKKNVVGVTTNPTIFAKAIKNGDRYSDQVASLTADGKSVDEVVFELTTDDVAAASDIFRPIYDATKGFDGRVSIEVEPGFARDADKTVAQAKQLWEKVDRPNAYIKIPATAEGLEAITATIGAGISVNVTLIFSLQRYREVINAYLTGLEQAKAAGIDLSAIHSVASFFVSRVDTEIDKRLDAVGSDEAKALKGKAGIANAQLAYQVFEQEFASERATALLEAGANKQRPLWASTGVKDPSLPDTLYVTNLVAPNVVNTMPEATLDATFDHAEITGDTVTGNYDEANDVLDRVAALGISYDEVTQQLEDEGVDKFVVSWKELLDDVTTAMEATK, encoded by the coding sequence ATGACTGAGACACCTACTGCGAAGCTTTCCGACGCCGGCGTGAGCATCTGGCTCGACGACCTCTCGCGTGAGCGCATCCAGACCGGAAACCTCACCGAGCTCATCGAGAAGAAGAACGTCGTCGGCGTCACGACGAACCCGACGATCTTCGCGAAGGCGATCAAGAACGGTGACCGCTACTCCGACCAGGTGGCGTCCCTCACCGCAGACGGCAAGAGCGTGGACGAGGTCGTGTTCGAGCTGACCACGGACGACGTGGCTGCGGCATCCGACATCTTCCGACCGATCTACGACGCGACAAAGGGCTTCGACGGCCGGGTGTCGATCGAGGTCGAGCCCGGTTTCGCCCGCGACGCCGACAAGACCGTCGCCCAGGCGAAGCAGCTGTGGGAAAAGGTCGACCGCCCGAACGCCTACATCAAGATCCCCGCGACCGCGGAGGGCCTCGAGGCGATCACCGCGACGATCGGCGCCGGCATCAGCGTGAACGTGACGCTGATCTTCAGCCTGCAGCGCTACCGCGAAGTCATCAACGCGTACCTGACGGGTCTCGAGCAGGCCAAGGCCGCCGGCATCGACCTCTCGGCGATCCACTCGGTCGCCTCGTTCTTCGTGTCGCGTGTCGACACCGAGATCGACAAGCGGCTCGACGCGGTCGGAAGCGACGAGGCGAAGGCGCTCAAAGGCAAGGCGGGAATCGCCAACGCGCAGCTCGCGTACCAGGTTTTCGAGCAGGAGTTCGCGTCGGAGCGCGCGACGGCGCTGCTCGAGGCCGGCGCGAACAAGCAGCGCCCCCTGTGGGCCTCGACAGGTGTCAAGGACCCCTCGCTTCCCGACACCCTGTACGTGACGAACCTCGTCGCGCCGAACGTCGTGAACACGATGCCCGAGGCAACGCTCGACGCGACCTTCGACCACGCCGAGATCACGGGCGACACCGTCACCGGAAACTACGACGAGGCCAACGACGTGCTCGACCGCGTCGCAGCGCTCGGCATCTCGTACGACGAGGTCACGCAGCAGCTCGAGGACGAAGGCGTCGACAAGTTCGTCGTCTCCTGGAAGGAACTGCTCGACGACGTGACCACCGCAATGGAGGCCACGAAGTGA